The nucleotide window GAGGTGCTGCAACAGATCCTTGCCCAATCGTTCGACCTCAGGAACATGGTCATTGGCTTTGCTCCGGGCTCGATGGGCGAAACGTCAGCCATTCTGGCACTGATCGGCGGCCTGTTCCTGCTGACCACCCGCGTCATCACCTGGCACATTCCCGTGGCGATGATCGGGGCCATGTGCGCCCTCTCCGGCCTTGCCCATTTTCTCGATCCTGCCCACTTTGCCAGCCCGCTGGTGCATCTGGTCTCGGGCACCTTCGCCTTTGCGGTGTTTTTCATCGCAACCGACTATGTCACGGCCCCCGGCTCGCCTCTTGGCAAGATCATTTTCGGGGCGGGCGTCGGCATTCTGACCTTCATCATCCGCACATGGGCGGCCTATCCGGAGGGGGTTGCCTTTGCGATCCTCCTGATGAACGCCACGGTGCCTCTGATCGATACCTATATCAAGCCGCGCATCTATGGCCGGACACGCAAGGGTGACCCGATCAAGCTCAAGGAAACCAGCAAGGGAGAGGCACGATGAGCGGGAGCGAATTGAACGCCGATGCCTTCAAGGCCCCCGATGGCCATCCAGACGCTGGAGATACGATTGGCAACAGGATCAAGGCACTCTATCTGAGGTATCACGACAATCCGGCCTATCTGGCAACCGTGCTCGGCGGCTTCTGCCTGATCTCGGCCCTTATCCTTGCCTCGAGCTACATGGCGACGCTGGCCCCGATTGCCCTGAGGCAAAAGGAAGATCTGCAGTCCTCTCTGGCGCTGGTCATCCCGGCAAGCCTGCATGACAATGATCTGGTTCGTGACGCCTTTACCATCAAGGACACTCATGGCGCCCGCACTGTCTATCCCGCCTACCGGCAGGGAACACTGACCGCTGTTGCCTATCAGGTCAGCGCTGTCGGTTATGGCGGGCCGATCCTGTCGATTATCGGTGTGGACCCGAACGGTGCCCTGCTTGGCGTCGAGGTGTTGCAACACACCGAAACCCCGGGACTTGGCGACCGCATTGAATCCAAGCGCGGCGACTGGATCAAACAGTTTTCAGGGCGCTCGCTTGCTGAGCCATCCGAGGCCCAGTGGAAGGTCAAGAAGGACGGTGGCTATTTCGACCAGCTGTCCGGGGCAACCATCACCCCGCGCGCCGTGGTGCTTTCGGTGCGCAGCGGGCTGGAATTCTTCAAGGCCCACAAGGGCGAGATCCTCACCTGCCCCGGCGGTTCATGCAAAGGAAGCCGATCATGACAAAAAGCTATCGCGAGATCACTCTAGAGGGCCTCTGGACCAACACGATCCTGTTTTCGCAGACGCTGGCGCTTTGCCCGATGCTGGCTGTCACCGGCACCGCTACCAACGGCCTTGGGCTGGGGGTGGCCACCACTGCCGTACTGGTGGCCTCGGGCCTGCTCATCTCCCTCTTGCGCAACTTCATCGAGCCGGAAATCCGCATTCCCGCCTATGTGCTGATCATCGCCGGGCTGGTAACAATTGTCGATCTCTACATGAATGCCTATCTGCATGATCTCTACAAAATCCTTGGGCTGTTCATTCCGCTGATCGTCACCAACTGTGCCATTCTCGGCCGTGCTGAAAGCTTTGCCTCCAAGGCACGCATCCTGCCCTCGGTGCTTGATGGTCTGATGATGGGGGTGGGCTTCACCATTGCTCTTGTGCTGCTCGGCGCGGTGCGCGAGATCCTGGGATCCGGCACCCTCTTTTCAGGAGCCTCGCTGTTGCTCGGACCGGCCTTCAGCTTTCTGGAAGTGGCCGTCATTCCGGATTACCCCGGCTTTCTCATCTTCATCCTGCCACCGGGCGGTTTCATCATGCTGAGCCTCATCCTCGTGGGCAAGCGGCTGATCGACAACCAGTTCGAAAAAGCCCGCAAGGCCCGACAGGACGAGACGGACCTCATCGGCGAACACATCACGATATAGGAGAGACCTTCATGAATATCGGCGTTGCCTATGTCACCCCCACACACAAGGTCTGGCTGCGGATGGAAATGCCCGATGGCTGCACCATAGAGGAAGCCATTCACCGCTCCGGCGTGCTCAACCAGTTCCCCGACATCGATCTCAAGACGCAGAAGGTCGGCATCTTCGGGCGCATCGCCAAACTCAACAAGGTTCTGGAAGATGGCGACCGGGTCGAGATCTACCGGCCGATCACCGCCGATCCCGATCAGGTCGAGCGACGGGACCAATGAACAGGAACCGATCGGTCATTCCCTTCTGGCTGGAGCGAAAGCGCCACGTCTAGCCGGTCGCTCGCCCTCAAGCGCGGTCCGGATCGGGTCCGGACCTCAGGCTGAAAAGGCCTCCCTCTCTCCTTTTCAGGCCTGGCCCTGCGGGGTGGCGCTATAGGCGGTGCGACCGGCAACCCATGTATGCCGCACAGCGGGAACATGACCATCGGGCCAGTCGACCAAAACCAGATCGGCCCGTCTTCCGACGGCAATCTCGCCGCGGTCATCGAGCTTCATGGCTTTTGCGGGATTGGTCGAGACAAGCTTCCAAAGGTTCAGGCGATCCGCCCGCTTTTCCGCATCCAGACGGGCCACGGCTGCCAGCATCGCCGGATAGTAATAGTCCGAGGCCAGAATGGAGCAGAGCCTCGCTTCCACCATGTCGCCAGCATTGGGCGACGCGCCAAGGTGGCTGCCACCACGCACCGCATTGGGAGCGCCAAAGGCCACCATGTCGCCCCGCTCCTGGGCCACGGCAGCAACCGACACGGCCATCGGGAA belongs to uncultured Cohaesibacter sp. and includes:
- a CDS encoding electron transport complex subunit E — encoded protein: MTKSYREITLEGLWTNTILFSQTLALCPMLAVTGTATNGLGLGVATTAVLVASGLLISLLRNFIEPEIRIPAYVLIIAGLVTIVDLYMNAYLHDLYKILGLFIPLIVTNCAILGRAESFASKARILPSVLDGLMMGVGFTIALVLLGAVREILGSGTLFSGASLLLGPAFSFLEVAVIPDYPGFLIFILPPGGFIMLSLILVGKRLIDNQFEKARKARQDETDLIGEHITI
- a CDS encoding RnfABCDGE type electron transport complex subunit G — protein: MSGSELNADAFKAPDGHPDAGDTIGNRIKALYLRYHDNPAYLATVLGGFCLISALILASSYMATLAPIALRQKEDLQSSLALVIPASLHDNDLVRDAFTIKDTHGARTVYPAYRQGTLTAVAYQVSAVGYGGPILSIIGVDPNGALLGVEVLQHTETPGLGDRIESKRGDWIKQFSGRSLAEPSEAQWKVKKDGGYFDQLSGATITPRAVVLSVRSGLEFFKAHKGEILTCPGGSCKGSRS
- a CDS encoding RnfH family protein, whose protein sequence is MNIGVAYVTPTHKVWLRMEMPDGCTIEEAIHRSGVLNQFPDIDLKTQKVGIFGRIAKLNKVLEDGDRVEIYRPITADPDQVERRDQ